A single window of Prionailurus viverrinus isolate Anna chromosome F1, UM_Priviv_1.0, whole genome shotgun sequence DNA harbors:
- the FAM163A gene encoding protein FAM163A, which produces MTAGTVVITGGILATVILLCIIAVLCYCRLQYYCCKKSRAEDADEEEEEHDLPTHPRGPTCNACSSQALDGRGSLVPLTSEPCGQPCGAAAGHCTTCSPYSSPFYIRTADMVPNGGGGERLSFAPTYYKEGGPPTLKLAVPQSYPVTWPGSGREAFTNPRAISTDV; this is translated from the exons ATGACAGCGGGAACAGTTGTGATCACTGGCGGAATCCTAGCTACGGTCATTCTCCTCTGCATCATCGCCGTCCTGTGCTACTGTAGACTCCAG TATTACTGCTGCAAGAAGAGCAGGGCCGAGGATGCagacgaggaggaggaagagcacgACCTGCCCACACACCCCAGAGGCCCCACCTGCAATGCCTGTAGCTCCCAAGCCCTGGACGGCCGAGGCAGCCTGGTGCCTCTCACCAGCGAGCCCTGCGGCCAGCCGTGTGGGGCGGCAGCCGGCCACTGCACCACCTGCTCCCCATACAGCTCCCCCTTCTACATACGGACGGCTGACATGGTACCCAACGGGGGCGGAGGCGAGAGGCTCTCCTTTGCTCCTACATACTACAAGGAAGGGGGACCCCCGACCCTCAAGCTGGCAGTACCCCAGAGTTACCCGGTGACGTGGCCAGGCTCTGGGCGTGAGGCCTTCACCAATCCAAGGGCTATTAGTACAGACGTGTAA